The following coding sequences are from one Leptospira stimsonii window:
- the groES gene encoding co-chaperone GroES translates to MASIKPLGDRVLVEPRQEAEEKIGSIFVPDTAKEKPQEGKVVEVGSGKYEDGKLIPLEVKVGDTVLYGKYSGTEIKSEGKEYLIIRESDILAVVKK, encoded by the coding sequence ATGGCATCGATTAAACCTCTGGGTGACAGAGTCCTCGTAGAACCAAGACAGGAAGCCGAGGAAAAGATCGGTAGCATTTTCGTTCCTGATACGGCAAAAGAAAAACCGCAAGAAGGGAAAGTCGTAGAGGTCGGAAGCGGCAAATACGAAGACGGAAAACTCATCCCTCTTGAAGTAAAAGTAGGCGATACCGTTCTTTACGGGAAATATTCCGGAACTGAAATCAAATCCGAAGGCAAAGAATACCTCATCATTCGTGAGAGCGATATTCTCGCCGTTGTTAAGAAATAA
- a CDS encoding oxidoreductase, producing the protein MSQKIALVAGATGLIGNYLLEELSHSGEYSKVYAIVRRPGSVTGPEEIVADYDTLSATSIPKGVSDVFCSLGTTISKAGSQENFRKVDYDYVLKLANLAKSAGAKSFLVVSALGADVKSMIFYNRVKGEMERDLESVGFVFTGIFRPSLLEGEREEVRFGETAGHLLFKVLNPFLLGGTRKYRSIHGRTVAKAMVTIAQKEPVGVRILESDRIESIGSQ; encoded by the coding sequence ATGAGTCAAAAAATTGCGCTCGTCGCTGGTGCTACTGGTCTGATCGGAAATTATCTCTTGGAAGAATTGTCTCATTCCGGCGAATATTCAAAGGTCTATGCCATCGTTCGAAGACCCGGGTCCGTGACCGGCCCCGAAGAAATCGTCGCGGATTATGACACGTTATCCGCTACATCGATTCCAAAGGGAGTTTCGGACGTTTTTTGTAGTCTGGGAACTACGATTTCGAAAGCGGGAAGTCAGGAGAATTTTAGGAAAGTAGATTATGATTACGTTCTCAAACTCGCGAATCTCGCGAAGTCCGCGGGAGCCAAATCGTTTTTAGTCGTAAGCGCACTCGGAGCCGACGTCAAATCGATGATTTTCTATAATCGAGTCAAAGGGGAAATGGAAAGAGATTTGGAAAGTGTGGGTTTCGTTTTTACGGGAATCTTTCGTCCTTCTTTGTTGGAAGGGGAGCGAGAGGAAGTTCGTTTCGGAGAAACCGCAGGGCATTTATTATTTAAAGTTTTGAATCCTTTCCTTCTGGGAGGAACTCGAAAATACAGATCGATTCATGGACGGACTGTCGCGAAGGCGATGGTTACGATCGCCCAGAAAGAACCCGTCGGAGTTCGGATCTTGGAATCAGATCGAATCGAGTCCATCGGAAGTCAGTGA
- a CDS encoding deoxyribodipyrimidine photolyase, with translation MFPKENLIRVRDLNQKPVREEGRYILYWMSMARRLAWNHSLDYAIHLSKKYKKELLIYEPLKMNYPWSSPRIQRFLIEGMTDNAREAKRLGLTYRAFVETKENPIGDAFRKLVEKAVLVITDDYPAYIIPEIFSHVSSRIGTKLLAVDSNSIIPLSSYGEFASAARILRPRVHRLFPEAWNFRSSKKPEKPYLEKENSWLEKNPDSPLKTVRWFDPEENSDFRIFEKIDFFCPEVLPVKGKIGGRAEGIKLLKRFLKNGLSGYAEKRSQPKKPEESNSSLLSPYLHFGHISQEEVVSAVLDWNLETPWNPGIIIPENKNKREGYFHPDENVNSFLDELITWRDVGFLMFWKEPSFRKDLSILPDWIQKNLDFHKKDKRPFLYSKEELEKAKTHDVIWNAAQKELVLSGTMHNYLRMLWGKKVIEWTPDYKTAFTILEDLNNKYAYDGRDPNSYTGILWCFGLFDRPWFPERNVFGNIRYMSSDSTAKKFKLQSYFDYVDSLEGISTELFSSK, from the coding sequence ATGTTTCCAAAAGAAAATCTCATTCGAGTCAGAGACCTGAATCAAAAACCGGTCCGGGAAGAAGGGAGGTACATACTCTACTGGATGTCGATGGCGAGACGACTTGCATGGAACCATTCTCTGGATTATGCGATTCATCTTTCAAAAAAATACAAAAAAGAACTGCTGATCTACGAACCCTTGAAGATGAATTATCCTTGGAGTTCTCCTCGGATTCAGCGCTTTCTGATCGAAGGAATGACGGACAACGCGAGGGAGGCTAAGAGATTAGGCCTAACGTATCGCGCCTTTGTCGAAACAAAAGAAAATCCGATCGGGGATGCGTTTCGAAAGCTCGTGGAAAAAGCCGTCCTTGTGATTACGGACGATTATCCCGCTTATATCATTCCGGAAATATTCTCACACGTTTCTTCCCGAATCGGAACGAAGTTGCTCGCGGTCGATTCCAATTCTATCATTCCACTTTCCTCGTATGGAGAATTTGCCTCCGCCGCGAGAATTCTCCGTCCTCGGGTTCACAGGTTATTTCCGGAAGCCTGGAATTTCCGCTCTTCCAAAAAACCGGAGAAACCGTATTTAGAAAAAGAAAATTCCTGGTTGGAGAAGAATCCGGATTCTCCCCTAAAGACAGTTCGTTGGTTTGATCCGGAAGAAAATTCTGATTTTAGAATATTCGAAAAAATTGATTTTTTTTGTCCGGAGGTATTACCCGTAAAAGGAAAAATCGGGGGAAGGGCGGAGGGCATCAAACTTCTCAAACGATTCTTAAAGAATGGATTGTCCGGATACGCCGAAAAAAGAAGTCAGCCCAAAAAACCGGAAGAATCGAATTCTTCTCTTTTATCTCCGTATCTGCACTTCGGTCATATCTCACAAGAGGAAGTCGTGAGCGCCGTTTTGGATTGGAATTTGGAAACGCCTTGGAATCCGGGGATCATCATTCCCGAAAATAAAAACAAAAGGGAAGGATACTTTCATCCGGATGAAAATGTAAATTCGTTTTTGGACGAACTCATTACTTGGAGGGACGTCGGCTTTTTGATGTTCTGGAAGGAGCCGTCGTTTCGAAAAGATCTCTCCATTCTTCCGGATTGGATTCAGAAGAATCTGGATTTTCATAAAAAGGACAAACGTCCTTTTCTATATTCGAAAGAAGAATTGGAGAAGGCAAAGACACATGACGTGATTTGGAACGCGGCTCAGAAAGAACTCGTTTTATCCGGAACAATGCACAACTATCTTCGTATGCTCTGGGGAAAAAAAGTGATCGAATGGACGCCCGACTATAAAACCGCGTTTACGATTCTCGAAGACTTGAACAACAAATACGCGTATGACGGAAGGGATCCGAATTCTTATACCGGGATTCTTTGGTGTTTTGGTCTGTTTGATCGGCCTTGGTTTCCGGAGAGAAACGTTTTCGGTAACATCCGTTATATGTCATCGGATTCGACCGCGAAGAAGTTCAAACTCCAATCGTATTTCGATTACGTGGATTCTTTGGAAGGAATTTCTACGGAGTTGTTTTCGTCCAAATGA
- a CDS encoding SH3 domain-containing protein — MRGTGYAIDADERSLETRVPVNSKILILTDMNGKIQNANGPYGNLFTKVVWEGRELFLHSSDLSYHKKIRVIATMGVQISEKPELNSKILGTLNYNTSVKIVSETDPDRKPNSFVKVTDDQISGWALGKNFTNEDYDVEFYKRL, encoded by the coding sequence ATGCGCGGGACAGGTTACGCCATTGATGCCGATGAACGATCCTTGGAAACGCGAGTGCCGGTAAATTCTAAAATTTTAATTCTCACTGATATGAATGGTAAGATTCAAAATGCGAATGGACCGTACGGAAATCTTTTTACGAAAGTCGTCTGGGAGGGAAGGGAACTTTTTCTCCATAGTTCCGATTTGTCTTATCATAAAAAAATTAGAGTAATCGCTACTATGGGAGTTCAGATAAGCGAAAAGCCGGAATTGAATTCCAAAATTCTCGGAACCTTAAACTATAACACCTCCGTAAAAATTGTGAGTGAGACCGATCCGGATAGGAAACCGAATTCTTTTGTCAAGGTCACAGACGATCAGATATCGGGTTGGGCGCTTGGGAAGAATTTTACAAACGAAGATTACGACGTAGAATTTTATAAGAGGCTATGA
- a CDS encoding adenylate/guanylate cyclase domain-containing protein: MNFVNLFRSFKNALNILDRKSMPESVLEVLKKEELNGIIITNYFRYLIAFFFAIQVIANLDAGSKTTNLIAFSVYLFLTITHTIVIRAFPDSIISIFNYITLFAEYILILLILLFYTFTVPNVDYGFTLKNPINLFYLFPIIYSLLQFRIRFVFIGLFLFYIFYFSILWLAVSSGKLTYAQHWGEYVSGPAVLLEDIITGKPTLYFCFSIVIAIGIFRTVSMVRRIGIAEGQKTELSRYFSPKIVHEMMENPKTLQSGNRQTVSILFLDIRNFTSMSENMDPKELSELLSEFRNIMMECVFENNGTLDKYIGDAVMATFGTPHPSPSAEVDARNAVGCGVIMQKRLSEWNFQRKSEGKTPIAIGIGIHTGEVFAGNIGNDLHREYTVIGDAVNTASRIESLCKLLKKSFLISKETMELLGGKYTLNRMPRVKVKGKEEPIQVYEVMWG; encoded by the coding sequence TTGAACTTTGTGAATCTATTTCGTTCCTTCAAAAACGCGCTGAACATTTTGGACCGAAAGTCCATGCCGGAATCGGTCTTGGAAGTCCTAAAAAAAGAGGAATTGAACGGGATCATTATTACGAATTATTTCCGATATCTGATCGCGTTCTTTTTTGCGATTCAGGTGATCGCCAATTTGGACGCGGGAAGTAAAACCACGAACTTGATCGCTTTTTCCGTGTATCTCTTTTTGACAATCACTCATACGATCGTGATCAGAGCCTTTCCGGATTCTATCATTTCCATTTTTAATTACATCACTCTGTTCGCGGAATACATTCTCATTCTCCTCATTCTTCTTTTTTATACGTTTACGGTTCCGAACGTGGATTACGGTTTCACTCTGAAAAATCCGATCAACTTGTTCTATCTTTTCCCGATCATCTATTCCTTGTTGCAATTCCGAATTCGTTTCGTCTTTATCGGTCTTTTTCTTTTTTATATCTTCTACTTCTCAATCCTTTGGTTGGCCGTTTCTTCCGGAAAACTCACCTACGCCCAACACTGGGGCGAATACGTGAGCGGCCCCGCCGTTTTGTTAGAAGATATCATCACCGGAAAACCTACTTTGTATTTTTGTTTTTCCATCGTGATCGCAATTGGAATTTTTCGAACCGTCTCCATGGTGAGAAGAATCGGAATCGCCGAAGGACAAAAGACGGAACTTTCCAGATATTTTTCGCCGAAGATCGTTCATGAGATGATGGAAAATCCAAAAACCCTTCAGAGTGGAAATCGTCAGACGGTAAGTATCCTTTTTTTAGATATTCGGAATTTTACGTCCATGTCCGAGAATATGGATCCGAAGGAACTCAGCGAACTTCTATCAGAATTTCGTAATATTATGATGGAATGCGTTTTCGAAAACAACGGAACCTTGGACAAATACATCGGAGACGCCGTGATGGCCACCTTTGGAACTCCTCATCCGTCCCCGTCCGCCGAAGTGGACGCGAGAAATGCGGTCGGATGCGGTGTGATTATGCAAAAACGTCTTTCCGAATGGAACTTCCAGCGAAAGTCGGAAGGAAAAACTCCGATCGCAATCGGAATCGGAATTCACACCGGAGAGGTTTTTGCGGGCAATATCGGGAACGACCTTCACAGAGAATATACCGTCATCGGAGACGCGGTCAACACTGCTTCTCGTATCGAATCTCTTTGTAAATTGTTGAAGAAGTCCTTTTTGATTTCCAAAGAGACCATGGAGCTGTTAGGCGGAAAATACACTCTCAATCGAATGCCCCGCGTAAAAGTAAAAGGCAAAGAAGAACCCATCCAGGTTTACGAAGTTATGTGGGGCTAA
- a CDS encoding DUF962 domain-containing protein, whose translation MTTEAAPKTYDTFKEFWPFYLGEHSHPLNRTFHFIGTSIALGWILTAIINLNPYYIFAALFSGYFFAWIGHFFIEKNRPATFTYPFKSFLGDWLMYFYILTGQIGKELEKIGKK comes from the coding sequence ATGACTACAGAAGCCGCACCAAAGACGTATGATACGTTTAAAGAATTTTGGCCCTTTTATTTAGGGGAACATTCCCATCCGCTCAACCGAACGTTTCACTTTATCGGAACTTCCATTGCTCTCGGTTGGATTTTAACTGCGATCATCAACTTAAATCCGTATTACATTTTCGCCGCGCTTTTTTCCGGTTACTTCTTTGCTTGGATCGGACATTTTTTTATCGAGAAGAATCGGCCCGCTACCTTTACGTATCCGTTCAAATCGTTTCTGGGAGATTGGCTGATGTATTTCTACATTCTCACTGGACAGATCGGAAAAGAACTCGAGAAGATCGGGAAGAAGTAA
- a CDS encoding PP2C family protein-serine/threonine phosphatase, translated as MTFLEASLLTFLYFQSINMTLDQINLSANNLAMGGSGALPLLSIDREFIRFAENFEKATSEVGKIRDNLQQLVEEKTSELRHSLDIVEKLKSQQDGDYFLTSLLIQPLSLNKSTGDKVHVDFLMKQKKTFVFHGKENDIGGDICIAKSVQLRNREFTVFLNADAMGKSLQGAGGALVLGAAVQSILERTVAVQSVKQLYAERWLKNAFLELHRLFEGFDCSMLVSLVMGLIDDKTGLVYYINAEHPWSVLYRDGKAEFIETSGLFRKLGTPFTDDQFQIRTFQLREGDVLILGSDGRDDIEIDSENGVRILNEDESLFLKHVENGTGKLEKIYESILSKGKLTDDFSLLKISYRQSEPSISRALRKESLDLLRKAKAHVKDKNFDSAILSLQEAGKIHPESAEIRRDLIRLHFRKKDYKQAATLLNEYIEDHPGDGDMIYLASFCFKKNQEYGKAIDMAERIRLRNPGHPSNLIQLAELYLKVGNVSKAEKILSLAQIIEPNSKELLILSKNLEREKSLTSDGLDSI; from the coding sequence ATGACGTTTTTGGAAGCCTCCCTTTTGACCTTTCTTTATTTTCAGTCGATCAACATGACCTTGGATCAGATCAATCTTTCGGCTAACAATCTCGCGATGGGAGGAAGCGGCGCCCTTCCACTTCTTTCGATCGATAGAGAATTCATCCGTTTTGCGGAGAATTTCGAAAAGGCGACCTCAGAGGTCGGAAAGATCCGAGACAATCTGCAACAACTCGTAGAGGAAAAAACCTCTGAACTGAGACATTCTTTGGATATCGTCGAAAAATTAAAATCGCAACAAGACGGAGATTATTTCCTTACCTCTCTTTTGATTCAACCATTGAGTTTGAACAAGTCCACCGGGGACAAGGTACATGTTGATTTTCTAATGAAGCAGAAAAAGACATTTGTCTTTCACGGAAAGGAAAACGACATCGGAGGAGATATCTGCATCGCGAAAAGTGTTCAACTTAGGAACAGGGAATTTACCGTATTCTTAAATGCCGACGCTATGGGAAAGTCCTTACAAGGAGCCGGTGGAGCGCTCGTTTTGGGGGCCGCCGTCCAATCCATTTTGGAAAGAACGGTCGCCGTTCAATCGGTCAAACAACTCTACGCCGAGCGCTGGCTAAAGAACGCATTTTTAGAACTCCATAGACTTTTCGAAGGTTTCGACTGTTCGATGTTAGTTTCTCTGGTCATGGGTTTGATAGACGACAAGACGGGTTTGGTCTATTATATCAACGCCGAACATCCGTGGTCCGTTTTGTATCGGGACGGAAAAGCGGAGTTTATCGAAACTTCGGGACTTTTTCGAAAATTAGGGACTCCCTTTACGGACGATCAATTTCAAATTCGTACGTTTCAGCTACGGGAGGGAGACGTCTTGATCTTAGGTTCGGACGGGAGGGACGATATCGAAATCGATTCCGAAAACGGCGTTAGAATCCTAAATGAGGACGAATCCCTTTTTTTGAAACACGTCGAAAACGGAACTGGAAAACTTGAAAAAATCTACGAATCGATTCTTTCCAAGGGAAAACTCACAGACGATTTTTCTCTATTAAAGATTTCTTATAGACAGAGCGAACCTTCGATTTCAAGAGCGCTTCGTAAGGAAAGCCTCGATCTTTTACGAAAGGCGAAAGCGCATGTGAAAGATAAAAATTTCGATTCGGCGATCCTTTCTTTACAAGAGGCCGGCAAAATCCATCCGGAATCCGCCGAGATTCGAAGAGATCTCATCCGCCTTCACTTTCGAAAAAAGGATTACAAACAAGCCGCGACTCTTTTGAACGAATACATCGAGGATCATCCGGGCGACGGAGATATGATCTATCTCGCTTCTTTTTGTTTTAAGAAAAATCAGGAATACGGAAAGGCGATCGATATGGCGGAAAGAATCCGACTTCGAAATCCGGGACATCCTTCGAACTTAATTCAACTCGCGGAACTTTATCTCAAAGTCGGAAACGTTTCTAAGGCAGAAAAAATTCTTTCTTTAGCTCAGATCATCGAACCAAACTCGAAAGAACTTTTGATTCTTTCTAAAAATTTAGAAAGAGAAAAATCACTGACTTCCGATGGACTCGATTCGATCTGA